Proteins encoded together in one Triticum dicoccoides isolate Atlit2015 ecotype Zavitan unplaced genomic scaffold, WEW_v2.0 scaffold149680, whole genome shotgun sequence window:
- the LOC119343992 gene encoding germin-like protein 8-11, with protein MEIAGLNTLGISIARIDYAPLGQNPPHTHPRATEILTVLEGTLYVGFVTSNLPAPARNKFFSKVLNKGDVFVFPVGLIHFQFNPNPHQPAVAIAALSSQNPGAITIANAVFGSDPPISDDVLAKAFQVEKNTIDWLQAQFWENNHN; from the coding sequence ATGGAGATTGCTGGACTCAACACCCTCGGCATCTCAATCGCACGCATCGACTATGCTCCCTTAGGCCAGAACCCTCCACACACGCACCCCCGCGCCACTGAGATCCTCACGGTGCTCGAGGGAACATTGTACGTTGGCTTTGTCACATCCAACCTGCCCGCCCCAGCCAGAAACAAGTTCTTCTCAAAGGTGCTCAACAAAGGTGATGTGTTTGTCTTCCCCGTGGGGCTCATCCACTTCCAATTCAACCCTAACCCCCACCAGCCCGCCGTTGCAATTGCCGCGCTCAGCAGCCAGAACCCAGGGGCTATCACAATTGCCAATGCGGTGTTTGGGTCAGACCCACCAATATCAGATGATGTTCTCGCCAAGGCGTTTCAGGTGGAAAAGAATACGATAGACTGGCTCCAGGCTCAGTTCTGGGAGAACAACCACAACTAA